One genomic region from Proteus vulgaris encodes:
- a CDS encoding AraC family transcriptional regulator — MAWLNQYDHFVPEEHLASVVGIAAEMGKHDSGFHSHDRGQLLFTQSGCMRITLASRVSVLPPMRIAWIPPRLEHRVEMYASVGYRSVYISDKFHDNFPNESEILTISPLLREILERISIADFDTQWEEGRYANLLAVFFDEIAQAPRQPNHLFMPKDRRLSRLSFDDLPPALQEMAKYVGASEKTITRLFYKETGLSYQQWRQQWRLMKAIELLATHHRYIDISQILGFASDSAFITFFKKMTGQTPQEYLKS, encoded by the coding sequence ATGGCTTGGCTTAATCAATACGACCACTTTGTGCCAGAAGAGCATCTTGCATCAGTCGTTGGTATTGCGGCAGAAATGGGAAAGCACGACTCAGGGTTTCATTCTCATGATAGAGGGCAGTTATTATTCACGCAGTCAGGGTGTATGCGAATTACTTTGGCTTCTCGTGTTTCTGTATTACCTCCCATGAGGATTGCGTGGATCCCTCCGAGACTTGAACATCGAGTCGAAATGTATGCCTCTGTTGGATATCGTTCTGTTTATATTAGTGATAAATTTCATGATAATTTTCCAAATGAGAGCGAGATCTTAACGATTTCACCTCTTTTACGAGAAATATTAGAACGAATTTCTATTGCTGATTTTGATACTCAATGGGAAGAAGGGCGCTACGCAAATTTATTGGCCGTTTTTTTTGATGAAATCGCTCAAGCACCGCGGCAACCTAATCATTTATTTATGCCTAAAGATAGACGGCTAAGTCGTTTATCCTTTGATGATTTACCGCCAGCACTACAAGAAATGGCAAAGTATGTAGGGGCGAGTGAAAAAACGATCACACGCTTATTTTACAAAGAGACGGGACTGAGTTATCAACAATGGCGTCAACAGTGGCGATTAATGAAAGCCATTGAATTATTAGCTACCCACCATCGCTATATTGATATTAGCCAGATATTAGGATTTGCCAGTGACAGTGCCTTTATTACCTTTTTCAAAAAAATGACAGGGCAAACACCGCAAGAATATTTGAAAAGCTGA
- a CDS encoding multidrug effflux MFS transporter — translation MNKKLSLWLAIALMMFPQIAETIYSPALTDIANGFHVGANEAGQTLSLYFFAFALGVIIWGRLCDVIGRRPTMLAGLFIYAVACLGVFMTQDFSVLLGLRMLSAFGAAVGSVGTQTIMRDVYSGDELAKVFSVMGAAIALSPAIGMLSGSLLVSYAGYQGVFSGLALLAVILLLWSTFTLPESRPETIKTAPLGETAIKMLKDKQIAKTVLLIAFFNISLFAYYQLAPFMFDKQGYSASTFGYSGIVLAIGVGIGSYINKALLNHHWQCGKLVLLASFIALVSAVGVYLLRNHISFIIPMMTSVVAYGIAIPNILATALAQYKDRLGTAGALLGLFYYLLIGGGLALAGWGQSLAITLLICSLGSLLLSFSRQTTK, via the coding sequence ATGAACAAAAAACTCTCTTTATGGTTAGCAATTGCGTTAATGATGTTTCCACAAATTGCAGAAACCATTTATAGCCCAGCACTTACTGATATTGCAAACGGCTTTCATGTCGGTGCAAATGAAGCTGGACAAACACTTTCGCTCTATTTCTTTGCGTTTGCATTGGGCGTCATTATATGGGGTCGATTATGCGATGTCATTGGTCGTCGTCCGACAATGTTAGCTGGATTGTTTATTTATGCAGTTGCTTGTCTTGGCGTTTTTATGACACAAGATTTTTCAGTATTACTTGGATTGCGTATGCTTTCTGCTTTTGGTGCGGCGGTAGGCTCAGTAGGCACACAAACTATTATGCGTGATGTATATAGTGGCGATGAACTAGCTAAAGTTTTCTCTGTGATGGGAGCGGCTATTGCCCTAAGCCCAGCAATTGGTATGTTAAGTGGCTCATTATTAGTGAGTTATGCTGGTTACCAAGGTGTGTTTAGTGGTCTTGCCCTCCTTGCTGTGATTTTACTGTTATGGAGTACTTTTACATTACCTGAAAGTCGCCCTGAAACAATAAAAACAGCACCGTTAGGAGAAACTGCAATAAAAATGCTTAAGGATAAGCAAATTGCTAAAACAGTATTATTAATAGCTTTTTTTAATATCAGCCTTTTTGCCTATTATCAGTTAGCACCTTTTATGTTTGATAAACAAGGCTATAGCGCAAGCACCTTTGGTTATAGCGGTATTGTATTAGCAATAGGTGTCGGTATTGGTTCTTATATTAATAAAGCACTCTTAAACCACCATTGGCAATGTGGAAAACTGGTTTTACTCGCGAGTTTTATTGCATTAGTTAGCGCCGTGGGTGTTTATTTATTACGTAACCACATTAGCTTTATTATTCCAATGATGACGAGTGTTGTTGCTTATGGCATTGCTATTCCAAATATCTTAGCCACAGCATTAGCACAATATAAAGACAGATTAGGTACTGCGGGGGCATTATTAGGCTTATTCTACTATTTGTTAATTGGTGGTGGGCTTGCACTTGCAGGATGGGGACAAAGCTTAGCAATCACTTTACTAATTTGTAGTCTAGGTTCATTGCTACTCTCTTTTTCTCGTCAAACGACAAAATAA